CATGGGTATGATCGGTGGAAAGGTGGGGTAATCTATGGGAGCACATGCTCATAATGAAGAGGTACGCAAACCGAAAGTCAAACATGAAGGTCCGAAAAGACACCTTGTTGCTTTCATTGGATCTCTCGTATTGACCGCACTGGCATTCATTGCAGTGGCGTATGAAGCAATTCCATCAAGTTTTACCGTACCATTCATCGTAGCACTGGCCTTTGTTCAAGCGTTCTTCCAGCTGTATGTCTGGATGCACATGGATCAAAAAGGTCATGAGTTTGCACGGATCAGTATTTTCGCAGGATTGTTTGTAATTATGATGGCGATCATCGTCTTTATTTTCTGGGTCTGGGTCTAGGAAGTGGAGCGATGCGGGAGGACAGACATTGGGTCTGTCCTCTTTTTTTGTGTTTAAAGGAGCTGCTGCGGTGGAAGGGAAGAAGCGAATTTCCAGTCTACGCTTCAGCCTACGCCCCGCAGGGGGGGAACTGTCCGCTCCGAAAAAAATGGCGGGAGCGCTTCAAACGTAGAAGTTTCAATGAAGTAGTTCATAGGTGAAGCTGAAATTCCCCGCCATTTTTTCCGGAGCTAGGTCGGGCTCCAGAGGCGCTTGGACTGGAAATTCGCTTCTTCCCACGCGGCTTTTATTAAATTCCGAAAAAGGACTCCTTGAAATTCCCCAACAAATGTTTTGAAAAATCAAAGGCAACCACAGTTGTTCGAAAGTCCTGTCACATGTTTGGAAGGAGACCGCCCGAACGAAGTGAGGATACAGGCGACTGGAAAACATGTGGCAGGGATTCCCCCGACCACAAAAGATGGGAGACACCCCATCGAAGCATATTCTGTCAGGCTTTTCCCAGTCATAAACATGAAGAGAAGGGGGGATTAAGAGGAGACGGAGTTTTCGCGCTTTTTGAAAAATACTTGCACCTGTCACGAAGGCTTTATATAATAAAAATATTAACATGCGTTTAAATAACGTTATATGAATTAGTCGTCACATATTGCGACTATAATCTGAGGAGAGTAGGGATCAAGATGGTGAAATTGGTAGCAATTTATCGTAAGCCCGAAGATATCGATGCTTTTGACAAACATTATCTCGAGGTACATGGCCCATTGGCAGAGAAAATGCCTGGCTTAATCAAAATGGAAGTGAGCAAAATCTACGGAACACCAATGGGAGAATCCGACCTGCATCTGATGGCAGAAATGTACTTTGAATCAAAAGAAGCTTTGATGGAAGCGTTGTCATCACCTGAAGGTCGCGCAGCAGGAAAAGACCTCCGTGGCTTCGCTGGACCCATTGTGTCCATGCATTTTGCAGAAGTAGTTTAATCAAGCATGACCACGAAAAGATTGATAGACGAAAAAGCGCTTCATCATAAGCATTACGCAGAGATTTGCGAGAAGCTAAAGCAAGATCCATTTGCACAATTTTTGGGCATCAAGCTGATTGAGCTGGGAGAAGGAACAGCAACTGCGGAAGTCACAGTTGCCGAGCATATGCTGAATGCGCACGGCACCGCTCATGGCGCCATCATCTTCTCCCTGGCAGACTTTGTTTTTGCAGCAGCTTGTAATTCCTATGGCAAAACGTCTGTGGCACTGTCGATGAATATCGGATTCTTGGCTGCTGCCATGAAAGGGAATCGCTTGGTGGCAACAGCGACAGAAGAGAAGAAAAACAATCGCACAGCCTGGTATCGCATCCGCGTAGAAACGGAGCATGGCTTGGTAGCGACACTGGATGCACTGGCTTACCGGAAAAGTGATTACTTCGTCGAAATCGACGAAAACGAATAACTGACAGCGAAAATAAAACGGAGAAAGGATGCCAAAAGCCACGTGCTTAGGCTCCTTTCACTGTTTCAAGAAGATACGAGAAAGGGGGCAAAGATGTCAGTGGAGATCCGCAATCGATTCAACCACTACCTGGGCATAGAAGTTGTGCACCGAGATGAACAGGGCTGCAAGGTAGCACTGAAAATTCGCCCCGAGCTGTTCAATAGCATCGAGGGTGTCGTACACGGAGGCGTTACGGCGACATTAGCCGATGTGGCAATGGGGCATGGGGCAGCACCTCATGTGGATGGTGTACAGCAATGTGTGACGGTGGAAAGTAAGATTCAATACCTGCACCCTGCTCGCGGTGAGGTACTCGAGGCACAATCCCATGTATTGAAACAAGGAAAAAGCTTGATCGTGATGGAAGCACGCGTGACTTGTGATGGCAAGCTTGTGGCTTTTGCTACCGGCACGTATGCTCGGGTGAATCCACCTGCACAAGGAGGACGTTGATGATGAAAGAGAGCGTTCGCTTTGAACGTGAAGGACATATAGGACTGATTACGCTAAATCGCCCAGATGAGCTGAATGCGCTGAACTACGATACATTGGAGCGTCTGGGAACCTTGATTGAGCAGGTGCGTCTGGATGCAAAAGAAATTCGCGTGGTCATCGTGAAGGCAGAAGGGCGTGCATTTAGCGCAGGGGCAGATTTGAAGGAGCGCCGTACACTGACGGAACAGCAGGTGCGCCGCAATGTCCGCAAAATCCGCGATGTATTTACTGCGTTGGAGAGGCTTCCGCAGCCGACGATTGCCATGATCAACGGATTTGCTTTTGGCGGGGGTTTTGAGCTGGCGCTGGCCTGTGATTTTCGCTATGCCGTCGCAGATGCCAAGATGGGTCTGACAGAGGTGAGCTTGGGCATCATTCCTGGTGCGGGTGGTACGCAGCGGTTGTCTCGCTTGATCGGACCTTCTAAGGCAAAGGAGCTGATCCTGACTGCCAGGCGCATCCAAGCGCAGGAAGCGTATCAAATTGGTTTTGTAAATGCTGTCGCAAAAGATACAGAGGAGCTGCGTGAGCTGGCAATAGGGCTGGCAAACGAGATTTTGGCAAATGCTCCGCTGGCAGTTTATCAGGCTAAATCAGCCATTGATCGCGGAAGCAGTGTCGATTTGCAGACAGGTCTAGATATCGAAACCATGTGCTATGAAGTGATTATTCCCACGACAGATCGTCTGGAAGCATTGGAAGCCTTTCGCGAAAAGCGAAAACCGGTTTTTAAGGGTGAGTAACATTTTCAAATAAGCACTCCTACTGAGTCATAACGCAAGGGAATGAGGGAAGCGACATGATCTTTAATACAGAAATGGAAACGCTACCAAGAGAGAAAATGACGGAACTACAACTGGCACGCTTGAAAGAAACAGTCAAACGCGTATACGAGCGCGTCCCTTTCCACACAAAAGCATTCAATGAGGCTGGTGTGAAACCGGAGAATATCCAATCGATGGAAGACATACAGAGGCTTCCATTTATGAAAAAGACAGACTTGCGAGAAAATTATCCGTTCAATCTGTTTGCAGTCGATATGAAGGAAGTAGCACGTATTCATGGTTCTTCCGGGACAAAAGGAAAACCGACTGTTGTCGGCTACACCAAAAAAGACTTGGAGAATTGGGCGGAGATCGTGGCGCGCGCCATTTGCTGTGCGGGTGGAGAGCCAGGAGACATTTTCCATAACGCGTATGGCTACGGCCTTTTTACAGGAGGTTTGGGTCTGCACAACGGCATCGAGCACATGGGCGCAGTCGCAGTGCCAGTATCCGGTGGCAATACCTCCCGTCAAATTACGCTGATCGAGGACTTCAAGCCACGTGGCATTGCAGCAACCCCATCCTATGTCCTCAACATTGTGGAAGAAATGAAAAAGCAAGGAATCGATCCACGTGAGACGAGTGTCAAATACGGGATTTTTGGTGCAGAGCCGTGGTCGGAAGAAATGCGCGTACAGCTGGAGCAAGAGCTCGACATTAAAGCGGTGGACATTTACGGGCTGAGCGAAGTGATGGGGCCAGGTGTTTCCATTGAATGTCAGGAAGTGCAGGATGGTCTGCATATTGCAGAAGACCATTTCTACGCAGAAATTATCGATCCGAATACCGGAGAAGTGCTTCCATACGGACAAGAGGGCGAGCTCGTATTCACGTCACTGACGAAAGAAGCATTCCCGGTTGTACGCTACCGTACGGGTGATATCGCTTCCCTCAATCCTGAGCCCTGTAAGTGCGGACGGACAACCATGCGGATGTCGCGCATCAAAGGGCGTGTAGATGACATGCTCATTATTCGCGGGGTCAATGTGTTCCCGACGGAGATCGAGTCCGTTCTGCTTACGTTTAACCAATTGGCTCCACATTATCAGGTCGTCATTGAACGCGACGGTGCCCTCGACCGTTTTGAGGTGCATTGCGAGCTGACACCAGCATATGCAAATGAGATCAGTGGAAAGGACAGCTCTGCTCTCTCGCCATTGGTGAAAGAAATTTGCCATGACATCAAAAATACGTTGGGCGTGTCAGTGGTGCTGCGGGTGCAACCGCCAAATTCCTTGTCGCGCAGCGAAGGAAAAGCGATTCGTGTCGTAGATAACCGGAACAAATCACAGGCAGCTATTTAAACTAGCTCCTGTAAAAAAAGGGTGTGACAGTTCATGGCCTATGAATATATTAGCGTAGCCAGTGAAGATGGTGTCGGTATCATTACGTTGAATCGACCGAAGATTCTAAACGCACTGAATTTGCAGCTCGTCGACGAAGTGGTTGACCAGCTGGAGCGAATGGACCGCGACCCGGATATTCGGGTGATCATCCTGACTGGCAACGCGAGGGCGTTCGCAGCGGGTGCCGACATTAATGAAATGGCGGAAGCATCAGCTATCGACATCATGAAGCGCAATCAGTTTGCGGTTTGGGATCGCATCTCACTCATCTCCAAGCCGATTATTGGTGCCGTCAGCGGCTTTGTGCTTGGTGGTGGCTGTGAATTAATGATGAACTGCGACATTG
The window above is part of the Brevibacillus antibioticus genome. Proteins encoded here:
- a CDS encoding cytochrome C oxidase subunit IV family protein, with the protein product MGAHAHNEEVRKPKVKHEGPKRHLVAFIGSLVLTALAFIAVAYEAIPSSFTVPFIVALAFVQAFFQLYVWMHMDQKGHEFARISIFAGLFVIMMAIIVFIFWVWV
- a CDS encoding EthD family reductase, with protein sequence MVKLVAIYRKPEDIDAFDKHYLEVHGPLAEKMPGLIKMEVSKIYGTPMGESDLHLMAEMYFESKEALMEALSSPEGRAAGKDLRGFAGPIVSMHFAEVV
- a CDS encoding PaaI family thioesterase, which codes for MTTKRLIDEKALHHKHYAEICEKLKQDPFAQFLGIKLIELGEGTATAEVTVAEHMLNAHGTAHGAIIFSLADFVFAAACNSYGKTSVALSMNIGFLAAAMKGNRLVATATEEKKNNRTAWYRIRVETEHGLVATLDALAYRKSDYFVEIDENE
- a CDS encoding PaaI family thioesterase; its protein translation is MSVEIRNRFNHYLGIEVVHRDEQGCKVALKIRPELFNSIEGVVHGGVTATLADVAMGHGAAPHVDGVQQCVTVESKIQYLHPARGEVLEAQSHVLKQGKSLIVMEARVTCDGKLVAFATGTYARVNPPAQGGR
- a CDS encoding enoyl-CoA hydratase-related protein gives rise to the protein MMKESVRFEREGHIGLITLNRPDELNALNYDTLERLGTLIEQVRLDAKEIRVVIVKAEGRAFSAGADLKERRTLTEQQVRRNVRKIRDVFTALERLPQPTIAMINGFAFGGGFELALACDFRYAVADAKMGLTEVSLGIIPGAGGTQRLSRLIGPSKAKELILTARRIQAQEAYQIGFVNAVAKDTEELRELAIGLANEILANAPLAVYQAKSAIDRGSSVDLQTGLDIETMCYEVIIPTTDRLEALEAFREKRKPVFKGE
- the paaK gene encoding phenylacetate--CoA ligase PaaK, which translates into the protein MIFNTEMETLPREKMTELQLARLKETVKRVYERVPFHTKAFNEAGVKPENIQSMEDIQRLPFMKKTDLRENYPFNLFAVDMKEVARIHGSSGTKGKPTVVGYTKKDLENWAEIVARAICCAGGEPGDIFHNAYGYGLFTGGLGLHNGIEHMGAVAVPVSGGNTSRQITLIEDFKPRGIAATPSYVLNIVEEMKKQGIDPRETSVKYGIFGAEPWSEEMRVQLEQELDIKAVDIYGLSEVMGPGVSIECQEVQDGLHIAEDHFYAEIIDPNTGEVLPYGQEGELVFTSLTKEAFPVVRYRTGDIASLNPEPCKCGRTTMRMSRIKGRVDDMLIIRGVNVFPTEIESVLLTFNQLAPHYQVVIERDGALDRFEVHCELTPAYANEISGKDSSALSPLVKEICHDIKNTLGVSVVLRVQPPNSLSRSEGKAIRVVDNRNKSQAAI